From one bacterium genomic stretch:
- a CDS encoding T9SS type A sorting domain-containing protein, which translates to MRKIATWLFCALLITAISDVGSATQVLGGQAGNADDTSDATYHFDSQNEDFQITMPDGTSLTNADIPYHYGTDFKILQNNKDLIAEKNLAVEGGNLTSSNLSNDNYPLANTVAIDPALGLIKFSPVGTWSGAERKDNGAQMPTDTPTLALNNNGEAFLAFWQPDAFSGLPFIWARRYTQQNGWYNPVSFTVATDATNPRIVMNDSGQAICIYHTNNDIYANWYVPGTGWYGSVTLQANNNNVIGIPVVDLNANGQAVMIFAQTTGSYDILYARRFNFNNQYWSDPVQIDVTGYSTYRNYSVDINNTGRIAAAFRQDMGSPDYRIYVAQYNGSSWLTPDRIDPEFSTDDDDMPSVSINDSNRVLVTYLHSLPGTDRVFAREYDPTTTWYDNVTISAHSTIESARNPQSKMDNNNQGFCVFEQDVDGTSTIQAARFQSGTGTGWDQAVTISPNVAANAESASLDINDNGHAMVAFAIQGASTSDIYYNTYNPHTGGWQDIVEYEGLLNSKIGDLQNTYIPVASINNQGKAMVAFLQDTLTSSQIHLNMFDNAVPTGTLEVNYYKTDPTPTATPATTVNEASIVNRKLLPGSGESSTINYSTTKAGLITIKVYNLKGKLVKTLVEGYHQAGTYSITWAAQNVNGNLVASGIYIVHIKTPKITKTLKIAVVK; encoded by the coding sequence ATGAGAAAAATCGCAACATGGCTTTTCTGTGCATTGCTCATTACTGCAATAAGTGATGTCGGCTCAGCCACCCAGGTCTTAGGTGGTCAGGCAGGTAATGCCGATGACACCAGTGACGCAACTTACCATTTTGATTCACAAAATGAAGATTTTCAAATAACCATGCCGGATGGGACGTCACTCACCAATGCTGACATACCTTATCATTATGGTACTGACTTCAAAATCTTACAAAACAACAAAGATTTAATTGCAGAAAAAAATCTTGCCGTTGAAGGCGGTAATTTAACCAGCTCTAACTTAAGCAATGATAATTATCCCCTTGCAAATACCGTGGCCATTGATCCGGCTCTTGGGTTAATCAAATTTTCCCCGGTTGGTACCTGGTCAGGTGCAGAACGTAAGGATAATGGCGCACAAATGCCGACTGATACCCCGACACTGGCACTCAATAATAACGGCGAAGCATTTTTAGCTTTTTGGCAACCTGATGCCTTCTCAGGTCTTCCTTTTATCTGGGCTCGTCGTTATACTCAACAAAACGGTTGGTATAATCCTGTTTCATTCACAGTTGCTACAGACGCAACTAATCCCAGAATAGTCATGAATGATAGTGGTCAAGCTATTTGTATTTATCATACTAATAACGATATCTATGCGAATTGGTATGTTCCCGGAACAGGCTGGTATGGTTCTGTAACATTGCAGGCCAACAATAACAATGTAATAGGCATTCCGGTTGTTGATTTAAATGCCAATGGTCAGGCAGTTATGATTTTTGCCCAAACAACCGGCTCATACGATATCCTTTATGCCCGCAGATTCAACTTTAACAATCAATATTGGTCTGATCCTGTTCAAATTGATGTTACCGGCTATTCAACTTATCGTAATTATTCAGTTGATATTAATAATACCGGTAGAATTGCTGCTGCTTTCAGACAAGATATGGGCAGCCCTGACTACCGTATTTATGTTGCGCAATATAATGGCAGTTCCTGGTTAACACCGGATCGAATTGACCCTGAGTTTAGTACTGATGATGATGATATGCCATCAGTATCCATCAATGATTCCAATCGTGTGCTTGTAACCTATCTTCACAGTTTACCTGGAACTGATCGTGTTTTTGCCCGTGAATATGATCCAACCACAACCTGGTATGACAATGTAACGATAAGTGCTCATTCAACAATAGAAAGTGCCCGTAACCCACAATCTAAAATGGATAATAACAATCAGGGTTTTTGTGTGTTCGAACAAGATGTTGACGGTACATCAACCATCCAGGCAGCCCGCTTTCAAAGCGGTACTGGTACCGGTTGGGATCAAGCTGTTACCATAAGTCCAAACGTAGCAGCAAATGCCGAATCAGCATCATTGGATATCAATGATAATGGACATGCCATGGTGGCATTTGCTATTCAAGGAGCATCTACATCTGATATTTATTATAATACATACAATCCTCATACGGGCGGTTGGCAGGATATCGTTGAATATGAAGGTTTATTGAACTCCAAAATCGGTGATTTACAGAATACATATATTCCGGTGGCAAGCATTAACAATCAAGGCAAAGCCATGGTTGCTTTTCTGCAAGATACGCTTACGAGCTCTCAAATACACCTCAATATGTTCGACAATGCTGTTCCAACCGGCACTTTGGAAGTTAATTATTATAAAACTGATCCAACACCCACAGCTACACCGGCGACAACAGTTAATGAAGCCTCAATTGTTAATCGCAAATTATTACCCGGCAGCGGTGAATCAAGCACTATTAATTATTCCACAACCAAAGCCGGCCTAATCACCATCAAGGTTTATAACTTAAAAGGTAAATTGGTTAAAACTTTGGTTGAAGGTTATCATCAGGCAGGTACTTACTCAATTACCTGGGCTGCTCAAAACGTGAATGGCAACCTGGTAGCCAGTGGTATTTATATTGTACATATTAAAACACCTAAAATAACCAAAACGCTTAAAATTGCGGTAGTAAAATAA
- a CDS encoding PorV/PorQ family protein, with the protein MKINQALVSIALTCLIGLGTTSAMAGSSSTSGGLVLEQAVGTRSLGMGEAFVGIANDSSTLYWNAAGLTNVKGVQISATYLMGLAETTYEQILYTQNLEKNGGFGIGIIMLQGGAFELDDGSEVEAQNDLVIMGGYGYTLTKKLSVGASLKYYSSTLIDEYTATAFAGDLGLLLALDKDLSIGLSVQNIGTEIKYIDEGDSLPLTIRLGAGYKAAIADLHSTLFSVDLVKVNDADLNVHMGAEYVFNNITAVRLGYKTGYDLEGLTAGLGFSWNIFQLDYAFGLVQELDSTHKFTVSAKF; encoded by the coding sequence ATGAAAATTAACCAAGCGCTGGTTTCAATCGCTTTAACTTGTCTTATCGGTCTTGGTACAACTTCAGCCATGGCCGGCAGTTCATCCACATCCGGTGGTCTGGTATTGGAACAAGCTGTCGGCACACGCAGCCTGGGTATGGGTGAAGCTTTTGTTGGTATTGCCAATGACAGCAGCACCCTTTACTGGAATGCCGCCGGTCTTACTAATGTGAAAGGCGTGCAAATCAGTGCAACCTACTTGATGGGTCTGGCTGAAACCACTTACGAACAAATCCTTTACACTCAAAATCTTGAAAAAAACGGCGGTTTTGGTATTGGCATCATCATGCTCCAGGGTGGTGCTTTTGAACTGGATGACGGCAGTGAGGTTGAAGCTCAAAACGATCTGGTCATCATGGGTGGTTATGGTTACACCTTAACTAAAAAATTGAGTGTTGGTGCCAGCCTAAAATACTATAGTAGTACCTTGATCGATGAATATACTGCTACTGCCTTTGCCGGAGACTTAGGACTTCTACTTGCTCTTGATAAAGACTTGTCAATTGGTCTTAGTGTTCAAAACATTGGTACTGAAATTAAGTACATTGACGAAGGTGACAGCCTGCCTTTAACCATACGTTTGGGCGCCGGTTATAAAGCTGCCATTGCCGACCTGCATTCAACTCTATTTTCAGTTGATTTGGTCAAGGTTAATGATGCCGATCTTAATGTTCACATGGGCGCTGAATATGTATTCAACAACATAACGGCCGTTCGTTTAGGTTACAAAACAGGTTACGATTTGGAAGGCTTAACCGCCGGTCTGGGCTTTAGCTGGAATATCTTCCAACTTGATTATGCGTTTGGTTTGGTTCAGGAATTGGATTCCACCCACAAGTTCACTGTTTCCGCCAAGTTCTAA
- the hycI gene encoding hydrogenase maturation peptidase HycI, producing MKKLLMGIGNQLRGDDGVGNYIAQNFQAEGWLALDCATLPENYTSVVKKHQPDYLVIVDAAQMDIKAGEFRRVDYEEIQDMGGGTHSLPLYIVINYMRQSVQKEVVFIGIQPAKVEDGQELTPVVRDSADRVIEMIRSDTFSQIPEL from the coding sequence ATGAAGAAACTTTTAATGGGTATTGGTAATCAATTGCGCGGTGATGATGGCGTGGGGAATTACATTGCGCAAAACTTTCAGGCGGAAGGGTGGCTGGCACTGGATTGCGCTACGCTCCCGGAAAATTATACGTCTGTGGTAAAAAAACATCAACCGGATTACCTTGTGATCGTCGATGCCGCTCAAATGGATATTAAAGCAGGCGAGTTTCGGCGAGTCGACTATGAAGAAATACAGGACATGGGCGGGGGAACCCATTCACTGCCATTATATATTGTGATTAATTATATGCGCCAGTCTGTTCAAAAAGAGGTGGTTTTTATCGGTATTCAGCCGGCAAAGGTGGAAGATGGGCAGGAACTCACACCGGTTGTCAGAGACTCCGCAGACCGTGTTATTGAAATGATCCGCAGCGACACATTCAGCCAAATTCCCGAGCTTTAA
- a CDS encoding 4Fe-4S dicluster domain-containing protein, which translates to MFSLPMVRRVFKQLFKKPVTNLFPSKYLPGSVTGFLKSVGEGTETINPPIAIPAGFRGKIAYKSEGCTGCGMCSRVCPSHAIDLYREEKRIVVFAVQCIQCGQCTEVCPKNLLSMTDEFLTATTNRYDQANVLE; encoded by the coding sequence ATGTTCAGTTTACCGATGGTGCGTCGGGTTTTTAAACAACTATTTAAAAAGCCCGTCACCAATCTGTTCCCTTCAAAATATTTGCCCGGTTCCGTGACTGGTTTTTTAAAATCAGTCGGCGAAGGTACGGAGACCATCAATCCGCCGATAGCAATACCCGCAGGTTTCCGTGGGAAGATCGCGTATAAAAGTGAAGGGTGCACCGGTTGCGGAATGTGTTCGCGCGTTTGCCCGTCACATGCGATTGATCTTTATCGGGAAGAAAAACGAATCGTCGTTTTTGCCGTCCAGTGTATCCAGTGCGGACAGTGCACCGAAGTTTGTCCTAAAAACTTACTTTCCATGACAGATGAATTTTTAACAGCCACAACAAACCGCTATGATCAAGCGAATGTGCTGGAGTAA
- a CDS encoding NADH-quinone oxidoreductase subunit H, whose amino-acid sequence MTALLLKIILGVFGMTALAVVGGFIAQGVDRKLVAMMQARIGPKLRQPYWDFLKLMQKENIVPEHAVAWVFNAAPVIAFAAAVSIMLYIPFAGFGPVLEGYGDLILVMYLLVMSALAMVIGGFSAASPYSAIGAQREMVTMIAYEAPLGAIVISFAWKLSQVGLDNPFSLKTIAENPVWNIVGPFGVIGFVLLLFAQIIVTPGELSKVPFDSPEAKSELADGLMVEYSGRNLAMFYLALGTKMIVMSALTIALFFPYTISGCLHVSSDLAAIIDIAFFVLKIFVVMFFSITLMRASMARFRITQVVEVYWKFGGTLTILGLLLLMLDSLIK is encoded by the coding sequence ATGACGGCACTTTTATTGAAAATTATTTTGGGTGTGTTCGGTATGACTGCGCTGGCAGTTGTCGGCGGGTTTATTGCACAAGGTGTTGACCGCAAACTGGTGGCAATGATGCAAGCCAGAATCGGACCGAAGCTGCGCCAGCCCTATTGGGACTTTCTTAAACTCATGCAAAAGGAAAATATTGTTCCCGAACATGCGGTGGCCTGGGTTTTTAATGCCGCGCCGGTGATCGCCTTTGCCGCAGCGGTTTCCATCATGCTGTATATTCCATTTGCCGGGTTCGGCCCTGTTTTGGAGGGCTACGGTGACCTGATCCTGGTGATGTACCTGTTGGTCATGTCAGCCCTGGCCATGGTGATCGGTGGGTTTTCCGCTGCGTCCCCCTATTCCGCGATTGGCGCCCAGCGTGAAATGGTAACCATGATTGCCTATGAAGCGCCGCTGGGTGCGATTGTGATTTCCTTTGCCTGGAAGCTTTCCCAGGTTGGTTTGGACAATCCTTTCTCGCTCAAAACCATTGCTGAAAATCCTGTTTGGAATATTGTCGGTCCTTTTGGTGTGATCGGTTTTGTTCTGTTATTATTTGCTCAGATTATTGTGACCCCCGGAGAGCTTTCCAAGGTGCCGTTTGATTCTCCGGAAGCCAAGTCCGAATTGGCCGATGGATTGATGGTTGAATACTCGGGAAGAAATCTGGCCATGTTTTATCTGGCGTTGGGCACCAAAATGATTGTCATGTCCGCGCTGACCATTGCTTTGTTTTTTCCTTACACTATTTCCGGCTGCCTGCATGTGAGCTCGGATTTGGCGGCGATCATCGATATCGCATTTTTTGTATTGAAAATATTCGTGGTTATGTTTTTCTCCATCACACTGATGCGCGCATCCATGGCACGCTTCCGGATTACCCAAGTGGTGGAAGTTTATTGGAAATTTGGCGGAACGTTGACTATTTTGGGGCTGCTGCTGCTGATGTTGGACAGCCTTATAAAGTAA
- a CDS encoding nickel-dependent hydrogenase large subunit, translating into MNQSENKLKHNIKTVIGPNHPALKEPVKFIFEMEGEKICKVDIAPGHAHRGLEWMAWRRNCIQIIHLADRVCGICGVAHSMTFCRAVEQAAGIQVPPRADYLRTIYAELERMHSHLLWAGVAAMELGFDTLFYKAWEVREDVMDLLEYLSGNRVNYGVMQVGGMRRDITSDQIPRIKKSLKYYEDLFFQLADMFLEDSVIRMRCRDTGVLSKDMALKLSTVGPTIRSSGVAHDVRQDDPYCAYGDLDVKAMTPDMLGGEVHGDVFDRIIVRLLEVKQSVEIIRRSVDEMPGGEIITEKRMMVLLNNLKKAEGEGVGRHEAPRGEVFHYVKLKAGDESPEAWKVKASTYSNLMGWLEILKGEQIADIPIIIASLDPCISCMDRVAIVRKGKTNILTQLELRELSREKTRELRK; encoded by the coding sequence ATGAATCAATCAGAAAATAAATTAAAGCATAATATCAAAACAGTTATAGGCCCTAATCATCCGGCACTCAAAGAACCGGTAAAGTTTATTTTTGAGATGGAGGGTGAAAAAATATGCAAAGTGGATATTGCGCCGGGTCATGCGCATCGCGGGTTGGAATGGATGGCTTGGCGCCGGAACTGTATTCAAATTATTCACTTGGCGGATCGTGTCTGCGGTATTTGCGGCGTTGCGCATTCGATGACTTTTTGTCGTGCGGTTGAACAGGCGGCCGGTATTCAGGTGCCGCCGCGTGCAGATTATTTGCGTACCATTTATGCTGAACTGGAACGGATGCATTCGCACTTGCTATGGGCCGGCGTGGCAGCCATGGAGCTCGGGTTTGATACCTTGTTTTACAAAGCTTGGGAAGTGCGTGAAGATGTGATGGATTTGCTTGAGTATCTTTCGGGTAATCGGGTGAATTACGGTGTTATGCAGGTCGGTGGTATGCGTCGCGATATTACATCAGATCAGATTCCCCGCATTAAAAAATCACTTAAATATTATGAAGACCTGTTTTTTCAACTGGCAGACATGTTTTTGGAAGACTCGGTTATTCGGATGCGTTGCCGTGATACCGGGGTGCTTTCCAAGGACATGGCGTTAAAACTAAGCACGGTTGGACCGACGATTCGTTCCTCCGGGGTCGCGCATGATGTGCGTCAAGATGATCCCTATTGTGCCTATGGTGATTTGGATGTCAAAGCAATGACGCCGGATATGCTTGGTGGCGAAGTGCATGGAGATGTTTTTGACCGGATTATTGTCCGCTTACTGGAAGTGAAGCAGTCGGTTGAGATTATTAGGCGGAGTGTCGATGAAATGCCCGGCGGCGAGATCATCACGGAAAAACGGATGATGGTATTGCTTAACAATTTAAAAAAAGCAGAAGGCGAAGGAGTTGGCCGGCATGAAGCCCCGCGTGGAGAGGTTTTTCATTATGTGAAATTAAAAGCGGGTGATGAGAGTCCGGAAGCCTGGAAGGTCAAGGCATCGACCTATAGTAATCTTATGGGATGGCTGGAAATACTCAAAGGTGAGCAGATTGCCGATATTCCAATTATTATTGCATCGCTTGATCCGTGTATTTCATGTATGGATCGGGTTGCCATTGTGAGGAAAGGCAAGACGAATATACTGACTCAGTTGGAGCTGAGAGAATTATCCCGGGAAAAGACCAGGGAGTTGCGGAAATGA
- a CDS encoding NADH-quinone oxidoreductase subunit C has protein sequence MTLTPAEIIERFQKLLGEGLRNSRIVKRSEGKQTRESVQVWLTLDKSLLHSAVKQLADIHYPHLAVISGCDVGDVIELNYHFFIYYEVPNGEVNVTIKVLLPKTDLTVRTITDILPGALVSEREKQEFFGIKVIDIPDSRRLFLPEDFPEGVYPWRKDETGIPEDMVKKLYEVGKGECGMRKRDDNKQPGHEEKAP, from the coding sequence ATGACATTGACACCTGCAGAAATTATTGAGCGTTTTCAAAAGTTACTTGGTGAGGGATTGCGCAACTCGCGTATTGTGAAGCGCAGCGAAGGTAAACAAACCAGGGAAAGTGTACAGGTTTGGCTGACCCTGGATAAGTCATTGCTGCATTCTGCGGTGAAGCAATTGGCGGATATTCATTATCCGCATTTGGCGGTTATTTCCGGATGTGATGTTGGTGACGTCATTGAATTGAATTATCATTTTTTCATTTATTATGAAGTCCCGAATGGGGAAGTTAATGTCACGATCAAGGTGCTGCTCCCGAAAACGGATCTGACGGTCCGGACAATTACAGATATTTTGCCCGGCGCATTGGTGAGCGAACGTGAAAAGCAGGAATTTTTCGGTATCAAAGTGATTGATATTCCGGACAGCCGGCGGCTCTTTTTGCCGGAAGATTTTCCTGAGGGTGTTTATCCGTGGCGTAAGGATGAGACCGGTATTCCGGAAGATATGGTGAAAAAGCTCTACGAAGTTGGAAAAGGTGAATGCGGGATGCGAAAACGCGATGACAATAAACAACCAGGGCATGAGGAAAAGGCACCATGA
- a CDS encoding NADH-quinone oxidoreductase subunit B family protein: protein MSISKALNKSLWVFHINAGSCNGCDIEIVGAITPRYDPERFGIKLVGSPRHADVLMVTGPVTRKMKEKLILVHQQTPDPKLVMAVGACGSTGGPFYESYTLAGPIDDVIPVDVYVPGCPPRPEAITYGVVLALKKLEELQKKI, encoded by the coding sequence ATGAGTATTTCAAAGGCGTTAAATAAATCATTATGGGTTTTTCATATAAATGCGGGATCGTGCAATGGTTGTGATATTGAAATCGTTGGCGCGATTACCCCCCGTTATGACCCCGAGCGGTTCGGGATCAAGCTGGTCGGATCACCCCGGCATGCCGATGTGTTGATGGTGACCGGTCCGGTTACCAGGAAGATGAAAGAAAAACTAATCCTGGTTCATCAGCAAACACCTGATCCGAAATTGGTGATGGCGGTTGGTGCGTGTGGTTCAACCGGCGGCCCGTTTTATGAATCCTATACCTTGGCAGGACCGATTGATGATGTGATTCCGGTGGATGTGTATGTTCCCGGATGTCCGCCGCGACCGGAAGCAATTACGTATGGTGTTGTATTGGCACTAAAAAAACTTGAGGAATTGCAGAAAAAAATATGA
- a CDS encoding hydrogenase has protein sequence MGAFETLQSGFGFWNPFVWLGVFLLTMLIALLIRGLGTKKYKPGTPQTKPFISGNREENIEQLHVRAGNLYWGFLESMKSYYKHVVRIHSGMISDYLLWLFATMAIILVIGIYL, from the coding sequence ATGGGTGCGTTTGAAACACTTCAGAGCGGGTTTGGTTTTTGGAATCCGTTTGTCTGGCTTGGGGTTTTTCTTTTAACAATGCTGATTGCCCTGCTGATCAGGGGACTGGGAACAAAAAAATATAAACCGGGGACACCGCAAACGAAGCCGTTTATATCCGGAAATCGTGAAGAAAATATCGAGCAATTGCATGTGCGGGCCGGTAATTTATACTGGGGTTTTTTGGAGAGCATGAAGAGTTATTATAAACATGTTGTGCGAATTCATTCCGGGATGATCAGTGATTACTTATTGTGGTTGTTCGCCACCATGGCGATTATTCTTGTTATTGGAATTTATTTATGA
- a CDS encoding NADH:ubiquinone oxidoreductase, translating into MMLHSIAKHIPALTVAIPLLTAFSVPVVGRFNVKLRNILVVLGTVLTSAAGLFLAYLVFTQGSLTYAFGAVSPELTVPPDSGGIPIRIIFSIDAFSAFMVLIVSIVGMVSTLYSLSSEKMRTGQDGFFSLLLLLITGVIGMVSTGDLFNLFVFLEIASLSGAALVAYRIDKGIAVEAGLKYAMISTTAGLFVLLAVGIFYSQYGSLNMAVIADKIQFTQLDMFALVFLIVPMAMKCGSVPMHLWTPDAYSRAPAGVTAFLVVSSQASLYVLFRVCFSLFNITMNTQVFGWIVIIFGVLSMFVGVTMALPQKTVKRLMSYHAVSQTGYMLLGVGVGLATLGNPEALNAYGKTAMVGGVFHIINHALYKGLLFLTAGAVIYATGKRNLNELGGLGHTMKYTMVFFLVGAFAIAGMPPFNGYASKFMIYESVFKFNPLLAIVAIIVSILTLASFMKVFHSMFMGPKLPSVGEVREVPKPMLVSMGVLAVLVVLGGLFPDIIIKSVIEPAVNALLAQGDYIGMVLGGQ; encoded by the coding sequence TTGATGCTGCATTCCATCGCAAAACACATTCCGGCATTGACGGTTGCCATCCCGCTTTTGACGGCTTTTTCCGTTCCGGTTGTCGGGCGGTTCAATGTTAAGCTGCGCAATATTCTCGTGGTATTGGGGACGGTGCTTACATCAGCGGCAGGATTATTTTTGGCATATCTGGTTTTTACCCAGGGCAGTCTGACCTATGCTTTTGGTGCTGTTTCACCGGAGTTGACAGTTCCACCGGATTCCGGCGGCATTCCGATTAGAATTATTTTTTCAATCGATGCTTTCAGCGCCTTTATGGTGCTGATTGTTTCGATTGTCGGTATGGTGAGTACGCTTTACTCACTTTCAAGTGAGAAAATGCGTACGGGTCAGGATGGTTTTTTTTCGCTATTGCTTCTCTTGATTACCGGTGTGATCGGTATGGTTTCAACCGGCGATTTGTTCAACCTGTTTGTTTTTCTGGAGATCGCATCCCTGTCCGGCGCTGCGTTGGTGGCGTATAGAATTGACAAGGGGATTGCGGTTGAAGCGGGATTGAAATACGCGATGATCAGCACGACCGCAGGGTTGTTTGTGCTTTTGGCTGTCGGGATATTTTACAGTCAGTATGGCAGCCTGAACATGGCTGTGATTGCAGATAAAATCCAGTTCACGCAGTTGGATATGTTTGCCTTGGTTTTTCTTATTGTACCCATGGCAATGAAATGTGGGTCTGTCCCCATGCATTTATGGACACCGGATGCTTATTCCCGGGCACCGGCGGGGGTTACCGCATTTTTGGTTGTATCCAGTCAGGCCAGTCTTTATGTTTTGTTTCGGGTTTGTTTCTCCCTGTTTAACATCACTATGAATACGCAGGTGTTCGGTTGGATTGTGATTATCTTTGGGGTCCTCTCCATGTTTGTGGGTGTGACCATGGCATTACCGCAGAAAACCGTTAAGCGGCTTATGTCTTATCATGCTGTTTCGCAGACCGGCTATATGCTGCTGGGTGTGGGTGTGGGTCTGGCAACCCTGGGCAACCCGGAAGCGTTGAATGCGTATGGAAAGACCGCGATGGTTGGGGGTGTTTTCCATATTATTAATCATGCGCTGTATAAGGGACTCCTTTTTCTGACGGCCGGTGCTGTGATTTATGCGACCGGCAAGCGTAATTTAAATGAGTTGGGCGGTTTGGGACATACCATGAAATATACCATGGTTTTTTTCCTGGTCGGTGCCTTTGCCATTGCCGGAATGCCGCCGTTTAATGGATATGCATCCAAATTTATGATTTATGAGTCGGTCTTTAAATTTAATCCTTTGCTGGCCATTGTGGCCATTATTGTGAGTATTTTAACGCTGGCATCCTTTATGAAGGTATTTCATTCTATGTTTATGGGACCCAAACTTCCCAGCGTAGGCGAGGTCAGGGAAGTACCCAAGCCCATGCTGGTTTCCATGGGTGTTCTGGCGGTCTTGGTGGTACTCGGCGGGTTGTTTCCCGATATCATTATTAAATCGGTCATTGAGCCGGCAGTGAATGCTTTGCTTGCGCAAGGAGATTACATTGGCATGGTTTTGGGGGGGCAGTAG
- a CDS encoding cation:proton antiporter subunit C, translating into MYANLPFIMVGVIAIIGIATLVFKKNIIKIIMGIALLEAAVNLFLVTLGYRHDSVAPIFTDAPSTQMVLPTVQALTLTSIVIGVATMALLLSFAMIIYKKYGTLNSEMIKRLKG; encoded by the coding sequence ATGTACGCTAATCTGCCTTTTATCATGGTCGGTGTAATTGCAATTATCGGCATCGCGACCTTGGTTTTTAAAAAAAATATTATTAAAATTATTATGGGCATAGCGCTTTTAGAAGCGGCGGTGAATCTGTTTTTAGTCACCCTGGGTTATCGTCACGACAGTGTGGCGCCAATCTTTACGGACGCACCTTCTACGCAGATGGTGCTGCCGACCGTACAGGCACTGACCCTGACTTCGATCGTTATCGGCGTTGCCACCATGGCCTTGTTGCTTTCTTTTGCCATGATTATTTATAAAAAATACGGCACACTCAACAGTGAAATGATAAAAAGGTTAAAAGGTTGA
- a CDS encoding sodium:proton antiporter codes for MSKIVRAAADFLYPFVLIFGFYIVLHGHLTPGGGFQGGAVIATGIALMFVANHYQEILKYFKKSVFHTCEIVGLLLFASVGFIGMFQGKSFFYNWMVNARGLFGDVVGFGPNAGNLNTGGIIPLLNIAVGVEVLGALSMVIFYLLSHAAEYGEREENVR; via the coding sequence ATGAGTAAAATTGTAAGAGCGGCAGCTGATTTTCTTTATCCCTTTGTCTTGATATTTGGCTTTTATATTGTTTTGCATGGGCATCTCACCCCGGGAGGCGGTTTTCAGGGCGGCGCGGTGATTGCGACCGGTATCGCATTGATGTTTGTGGCGAATCACTATCAAGAGATTTTAAAATATTTTAAAAAATCTGTTTTCCATACCTGTGAAATCGTCGGTCTGCTTTTGTTTGCCAGTGTTGGATTTATCGGGATGTTTCAGGGAAAAAGTTTTTTTTATAACTGGATGGTCAATGCCCGGGGCTTGTTCGGCGATGTGGTCGGTTTTGGCCCGAATGCCGGAAATTTAAATACCGGCGGTATTATTCCCTTGTTGAATATTGCTGTCGGGGTTGAAGTTCTAGGCGCCTTATCGATGGTGATTTTTTATCTGCTGTCCCATGCCGCAGAATACGGAGAAAGAGAAGAAAATGTACGCTAA
- a CDS encoding DUF4040 domain-containing protein, whose product MIETYIQIAILSGMVLMGLLVFYLKDLVHAAIAFAAFSFLLSVEFYILQAPDVAIAEAGIGAGLTTAILIIAARSTNRREIDVS is encoded by the coding sequence ATGATCGAGACCTATATTCAAATTGCAATTTTATCCGGCATGGTTCTGATGGGATTGCTGGTTTTTTATCTGAAGGATTTGGTCCATGCCGCCATTGCTTTTGCAGCATTCAGCTTTCTATTGTCGGTTGAGTTTTATATTCTGCAGGCGCCGGATGTGGCCATTGCAGAAGCGGGGATTGGCGCCGGGCTGACGACCGCCATTTTGATTATTGCCGCCCGCAGCACGAACCGAAGGGAGATCGATGTCTCATGA
- the mnhG gene encoding monovalent cation/H(+) antiporter subunit G: MNTLTLILFILLGIGVFFNIIGVIGLLRFPDVYTRLHAETKTTTFGTIFVALSVAIYGLHQYLTGADHAGLALCIHVVIAIVVLAFTNATGSHAIAHAAYNRGQKPVQAVVDHLDQTPLPPESEEQV; the protein is encoded by the coding sequence ATGAATACCTTAACCTTGATTTTATTCATTTTGCTCGGTATCGGCGTGTTTTTTAATATTATCGGCGTTATCGGACTGCTTAGGTTTCCTGATGTTTATACGCGTCTGCATGCTGAGACCAAGACCACCACATTTGGGACGATTTTTGTGGCGCTTTCGGTCGCCATCTACGGTCTTCATCAATATTTGACCGGGGCTGACCATGCCGGGCTCGCTTTGTGCATCCATGTGGTGATTGCCATTGTGGTGCTGGCATTTACCAATGCGACCGGATCGCATGCGATTGCCCATGCGGCTTACAATCGCGGGCAAAAACCGGTTCAGGCGGTGGTAGATCATCTGGACCAGACACCCTTGCCTCCGGAAAGTGAGGAGCAGGTATGA